The proteins below come from a single Nitrospira sp. genomic window:
- a CDS encoding cytochrome P460 family protein, with protein sequence MYLTSGSRTVRIVLAATIALGAMAWSTVGSLSTATAGAPPGAPPSTIPGAIEYTPEGKMKRPPFSAFRHWVYIGTPLTPNDMNDGKANFPEFHNVYMDPESFAYYEKNGKYRDGTAIVKELVSVGTKEAASGSGYFQGEFIGLEVSVKDSKLFPKDPGSWGFFSFGHSYPLKDVSKPNKIDECNKCHETNAVDFVFSQYYPVLRAANPMKK encoded by the coding sequence AGTGGCAGTCGCACAGTACGTATCGTCTTAGCAGCAACCATCGCGCTTGGAGCGATGGCCTGGTCGACCGTCGGTAGCCTCAGCACTGCAACAGCTGGTGCTCCCCCCGGCGCTCCCCCGTCCACAATACCTGGCGCGATTGAGTACACCCCTGAGGGCAAAATGAAAAGGCCGCCATTTTCTGCCTTCCGGCATTGGGTATATATTGGAACTCCTCTGACTCCGAACGATATGAACGATGGGAAGGCGAATTTCCCAGAGTTTCATAACGTCTACATGGATCCAGAGAGTTTTGCCTACTATGAGAAGAACGGTAAATATCGAGACGGCACCGCTATCGTGAAGGAATTGGTCAGCGTTGGTACAAAAGAAGCGGCCAGCGGCTCGGGGTATTTCCAAGGGGAATTTATCGGGCTTGAAGTTTCCGTTAAGGATTCCAAGCTTTTCCCGAAGGATCCCGGCAGCTGGGGTTTCTTCAGCTTTGGCCATTCGTACCCGCTCAAAGACGTGTCAAAGCCGAACAAAATCGACGAGTGCAATAAGTGTCATGAGACGAATGCCGTGGACTTTGTGTTCTCGCAGTATTACCCCGTACTGCGCGCGGCTAATCCCATGAAAAAGTAG